One region of Streptomyces capillispiralis genomic DNA includes:
- a CDS encoding glutamate synthase subunit beta translates to MADPKGFLTTPRQEWPRRPVAERVRDWNEVYVPGALLPLVSGQADRCMDCGVPFCHDACPLGNLIPEWNDLVSREDWRAAAERLHATNNFPEFTGRLCPAPCEAGCVLAINQPAVTIKNVECAIADRAWEEGLAPPAPPDRLSGRTVAVIGSGPTGLAAAQQLTRAGHTVAVYERDDRIGGLMRYGIPEFKMEKHHLDRRVAQMRAEGTRFRTSTTVGRDVEAAELRARYDAVVIATGATAWRELAVPGRELAGVHQAMEYLPLANRVREGDLESSPLSAAGRHVVIVGGGDTGADCLGTAVREGAASVTQLDIYGRPDDERDEDAEPWPTYPKLYRLSAAHEEARDLRTAPAADADARLFAASTLRLTGDADGRVRSLHLVEVDAGRRSVPGSERTLPADLVLLALGFSGPGRGDGLIDQLGLELEPRGTIARDADFATNVPGVFAAGDAARGQSLIVWAIAEGRAVAAAVDRHLTGGTTLLPAPISPYDRPMTA, encoded by the coding sequence ATGGCCGACCCCAAGGGTTTCCTGACCACGCCCCGCCAGGAGTGGCCGCGCAGGCCCGTGGCGGAACGGGTCCGCGACTGGAACGAGGTCTACGTCCCCGGGGCGCTGCTGCCCCTCGTCAGCGGACAGGCCGACCGTTGCATGGACTGCGGTGTCCCCTTCTGCCACGACGCCTGTCCGCTGGGCAATCTGATCCCCGAGTGGAACGACCTGGTGTCCCGGGAGGACTGGCGGGCGGCGGCGGAACGGCTGCACGCCACCAACAACTTCCCCGAGTTCACCGGCCGGTTGTGCCCGGCGCCCTGCGAGGCGGGGTGTGTGCTCGCCATCAATCAGCCGGCGGTCACCATCAAGAACGTCGAGTGTGCGATCGCCGACCGTGCCTGGGAGGAGGGCCTCGCGCCGCCGGCCCCGCCGGACCGGCTCTCCGGCCGGACGGTCGCGGTCATCGGCTCGGGTCCCACCGGGCTGGCCGCGGCTCAGCAGCTGACCCGGGCCGGTCACACGGTCGCCGTGTACGAGCGGGACGACCGGATCGGCGGGCTGATGCGGTACGGCATCCCCGAGTTCAAGATGGAGAAGCACCATCTGGACCGGCGTGTGGCGCAGATGCGGGCGGAGGGGACGAGGTTCCGTACGTCCACGACGGTCGGGCGCGACGTGGAGGCGGCGGAGCTGAGGGCCCGTTACGACGCGGTGGTGATCGCCACGGGGGCGACGGCGTGGCGCGAACTGGCCGTTCCGGGCAGGGAGCTCGCCGGTGTCCACCAGGCGATGGAGTACCTGCCGCTGGCCAACCGGGTGCGCGAGGGGGATCTGGAGTCGTCGCCGCTGTCCGCGGCGGGCCGGCACGTCGTCATCGTCGGGGGCGGTGACACGGGCGCCGACTGCCTGGGCACGGCCGTGCGCGAGGGGGCGGCGTCGGTCACCCAGCTCGACATCTACGGCCGGCCGGACGACGAGCGCGACGAGGACGCGGAACCCTGGCCGACGTACCCCAAGCTGTACCGGCTGTCCGCCGCGCACGAGGAGGCCCGCGACCTGCGGACCGCCCCGGCGGCGGACGCGGACGCGCGGCTGTTCGCGGCCTCCACGCTGCGCCTCACCGGGGACGCGGACGGGCGGGTGCGCTCACTGCACCTGGTCGAGGTGGACGCCGGGCGCCGGTCCGTGCCCGGTTCCGAGCGGACGCTGCCCGCCGATCTCGTGCTGCTCGCGCTCGGCTTCTCGGGGCCCGGCCGGGGAGACGGGCTCATCGATCAGCTGGGCCTGGAGCTGGAGCCCCGCGGCACGATCGCGCGGGACGCGGACTTCGCCACCAACGTGCCGGGCGTCTTCGCGGCCGGGGACGCCGCGCGCGGGCAGTCACTGATCGTGTGGGCCATCGCGGAGGGCCGTGCGGTGGCGGCGGCGGTCGACCGCCATCTGACCGGCGGCACCACGCTGCTCCCCGCCCCGATCAGCCCGTACGACCGGCCGATGACGGCCTGA
- a CDS encoding uridine kinase — MRLEAITWDRLGDLLAERLLELKTADGGPWPRVALDGAPAARPGDLAERVAEALRIRGRPSLVVGTEGFLRPASVRLEYGHRDVESYYSGWYDTGALWREVFGPLEPGGSGRVLPDLWDPVTDRATRSPYAELPPGGVLLLHGPLLLRHWFPFDLTVHVLLSPAALRRRTPEAEHWTLPAFARYAEETDPAGSADVLVRADDPRHPAWRG; from the coding sequence GTGCGACTCGAAGCGATCACCTGGGACCGGCTCGGCGACCTCCTCGCCGAGCGCCTGCTGGAGCTGAAGACGGCCGACGGCGGCCCCTGGCCCCGGGTCGCCCTCGACGGCGCTCCGGCCGCCCGTCCGGGAGACCTCGCCGAGCGGGTGGCCGAGGCGCTGCGCATACGCGGCCGCCCCTCCCTGGTCGTGGGCACCGAGGGCTTCCTGCGGCCCGCCTCCGTCCGGCTCGAGTACGGCCACCGGGACGTGGAGTCCTACTACAGCGGCTGGTACGACACCGGAGCCCTCTGGCGCGAGGTGTTCGGTCCCCTCGAACCCGGCGGCAGCGGACGGGTCCTGCCCGACCTGTGGGATCCCGTCACCGACCGCGCCACCCGCAGTCCCTACGCCGAACTCCCGCCCGGTGGTGTCCTGTTGCTGCACGGTCCCCTCCTCCTGCGGCACTGGTTCCCCTTCGACCTGACCGTCCACGTCCTCCTCTCCCCGGCCGCCCTGCGCCGCCGTACCCCCGAGGCCGAGCACTGGACCCTCCCCGCCTTCGCCCGCTACGCCGAGGAGACCGACCCGGCCGGCTCCGCCGACGTGCTGGTGCGGGCCGACGATCCCCGCCATCCGGCGTGGCGCGGCTGA
- a CDS encoding SAM-dependent methyltransferase, with translation MTGQHPVEIDTSRPHPARMYDWYLGGKDNYPVDEAMGRQMLALDPRVPVMARVNRAFMQRATRWLAGQGVRQFLDVGTGIPTEPNLHQVAQEIAPDARVVYCDNDPIVLAHAAALLRGTDEGVTEYLQADVREPDAILEGARKVLDFTRPVALSLIALLHFVSDEDGAHELVGRLLDALPSGSHLVVTHATADFTPEESKAATEKLKAAGVTLALRSREEFTRFFDGLDLVDPGVQVPHLWHPELGEPVPGQDDGVIPGYGAVARKP, from the coding sequence ATGACCGGGCAGCACCCCGTGGAGATCGACACGAGCAGGCCGCACCCCGCGCGGATGTACGACTGGTACCTCGGAGGCAAGGACAACTACCCGGTCGACGAGGCCATGGGCCGGCAGATGCTGGCCCTCGACCCGAGGGTCCCGGTGATGGCGCGCGTGAACCGCGCGTTCATGCAGCGGGCCACGCGCTGGCTGGCCGGCCAGGGCGTCCGCCAGTTCCTCGACGTCGGCACCGGCATCCCCACCGAGCCCAACCTGCACCAGGTGGCCCAGGAGATCGCGCCGGACGCCCGCGTCGTGTACTGCGACAACGACCCCATCGTGCTGGCCCACGCGGCGGCCCTGCTGCGCGGCACGGACGAGGGGGTGACCGAATACCTCCAGGCCGACGTGCGGGAACCGGACGCCATCCTGGAGGGCGCGCGGAAGGTCCTCGACTTCACCCGGCCGGTCGCGCTGTCGCTCATCGCGCTGCTGCACTTCGTCTCCGACGAGGACGGGGCGCACGAGCTGGTCGGGCGGCTGCTGGACGCACTGCCCTCCGGCAGCCATCTGGTCGTCACCCACGCGACGGCCGACTTCACGCCCGAGGAGTCGAAGGCGGCCACCGAGAAGCTCAAGGCCGCCGGCGTCACGCTGGCGCTGCGCTCCCGGGAGGAGTTCACCCGCTTCTTCGACGGCCTCGACCTGGTCGACCCCGGCGTCCAGGTGCCCCACCTGTGGCACCCGGAGCTGGGGGAGCCGGTCCCGGGGCAGGACGACGGGGTGATCCCGGGCTACGGGGCGGTGGCCCGCAAGCCGTGA
- a CDS encoding DUF2293 domain-containing protein — MAPRTTPLPANGIVVHQPLRGRHCAGCRRGPLPLLVMENGVPRCLDCADLGHLVLLPRGDTALTRRSREESTLSAVVVRFNRRRGRYERQGVLVEEDALARAERRCLADAEARRRRRSRDARRRAAEDARFAEAFAAEIRRLFPGCPAERARAVATHASVRGSGRVGRSAAGRALSEGAVTAALTASVRHLDTPYDRLLMSGVPRDEARRRIAAAVQTVLRGWSEGGLGSTG, encoded by the coding sequence ATGGCGCCCCGCACAACTCCGCTCCCGGCCAACGGGATTGTCGTCCACCAGCCGCTCAGAGGTCGGCACTGCGCGGGCTGCCGTCGTGGCCCGCTCCCCCTGCTGGTCATGGAGAACGGAGTGCCGCGCTGCCTCGACTGCGCCGATCTGGGCCACCTCGTCCTCCTGCCGCGCGGCGACACGGCGCTCACACGCAGATCGCGGGAGGAGAGCACGCTGTCGGCGGTGGTCGTGCGGTTCAACCGGCGCAGGGGCCGGTACGAGCGGCAGGGCGTGCTGGTGGAGGAGGACGCGCTGGCCCGGGCGGAGCGGCGCTGTCTGGCGGACGCGGAGGCGCGTCGTCGGCGCCGGTCCCGGGACGCCCGGCGGCGGGCCGCCGAGGACGCGCGGTTCGCGGAGGCGTTCGCGGCGGAGATACGGCGGCTGTTCCCCGGCTGCCCGGCCGAGCGCGCCCGGGCCGTGGCCACGCACGCCTCGGTCCGGGGCAGCGGGCGGGTGGGCCGGAGCGCGGCGGGGCGGGCACTGTCCGAGGGGGCCGTGACCGCGGCGCTCACGGCGTCCGTGCGGCATCTGGACACGCCGTACGACCGGCTGCTGATGAGCGGGGTGCCGAGGGACGAGGCGCGGCGGCGGATCGCGGCGGCGGTGCAGACCGTACTGCGGGGCTGGTCCGAGGGCGGGCTGGGCTCCACCGGGTGA
- a CDS encoding DUF899 domain-containing protein: protein MSLPEIVSRAEWRAAREELLVKEKVVTRARDALAAERRGLPMVRIDREYVFEGGDGKATLLDLFEGRQQLVVHHFMFAPEWDAGCRGCSAFLDQIGHLAHLKARGTTFAAVSRAPYTRILPFKARMGWTVPWYSAPSGDFNVDFEVTLEQDGELVERPGLSCFLRDGDQVFHTYSTYERGLDGLGSTTGLLDLTALGRQEEWEEPEGRASALGTPAGSEPVRYHDEYDD, encoded by the coding sequence ATGTCGCTTCCGGAGATCGTCTCCCGCGCCGAGTGGCGCGCGGCGCGGGAGGAACTGCTGGTCAAGGAGAAGGTCGTCACCCGCGCCCGGGACGCACTGGCCGCGGAGCGGCGCGGGCTGCCCATGGTCCGGATCGACCGGGAGTACGTGTTCGAGGGCGGCGACGGCAAGGCCACGCTGCTCGATCTGTTCGAGGGACGGCAGCAGCTAGTCGTCCACCACTTCATGTTCGCCCCCGAGTGGGACGCCGGGTGCCGCGGCTGCTCCGCGTTCCTGGACCAGATCGGGCATCTCGCCCACCTCAAGGCGCGGGGCACCACGTTCGCGGCCGTCTCCCGGGCGCCGTACACCAGGATCCTGCCGTTCAAGGCGCGGATGGGCTGGACGGTGCCCTGGTACTCCGCGCCCTCCGGCGACTTCAACGTGGACTTCGAGGTGACCCTCGAACAGGACGGGGAGCTCGTCGAGCGGCCCGGCCTCAGCTGCTTCCTGCGCGACGGCGACCAGGTCTTCCACACCTACTCGACGTATGAACGCGGTCTGGACGGGCTCGGCTCGACCACCGGCCTGCTGGACCTCACCGCGCTCGGCCGGCAGGAGGAGTGGGAGGAACCCGAGGGGCGCGCGTCGGCTCTCGGGACGCCTGCGGGAAGTGAGCCCGTCCGCTATCACGACGAGTACGACGACTGA
- a CDS encoding helix-turn-helix domain-containing protein, whose product MSEPRSAPTVGQVVLGRRLLDLRERAGLKREEAARILRVAPATVRRMEMAEVALKIPYLQLLLKAYGVSDDEADAFVQLAEDANRPGWWQRFHDILPGWFSMYVSLEGAASLIRSYEPHFVPGLLQTEDYARGVLRSGAVGQTQPEDIARHVDLRMQRQELLTREDAPRLWVVMDETALRRPVGGPEVMRAQIDKLLEATKLPHVTLQVATFAGGPHPGTYGPFVLFRFAMPELPDMVYSEYLTGAVYLDARTEVATHLEVMDRMAAQAATAHRTKEILRDLRKEL is encoded by the coding sequence GTGAGCGAACCCCGGTCCGCGCCGACGGTCGGACAGGTCGTCCTCGGCAGGCGCCTGCTGGACCTGCGGGAGCGTGCGGGACTCAAACGCGAGGAGGCCGCCCGCATCCTCCGCGTCGCGCCCGCCACCGTCCGCCGCATGGAGATGGCCGAGGTCGCGCTCAAGATCCCGTACCTCCAGCTCCTGCTGAAGGCGTACGGCGTCTCCGACGACGAGGCCGACGCCTTCGTGCAGCTCGCCGAGGACGCCAATCGCCCCGGCTGGTGGCAGCGCTTCCACGACATCCTGCCCGGCTGGTTCTCGATGTACGTCAGCCTGGAGGGCGCGGCCTCCCTCATCCGCAGCTACGAACCCCACTTCGTCCCGGGACTGCTCCAGACCGAGGACTACGCGCGCGGCGTGCTGCGCTCCGGTGCCGTCGGGCAGACCCAGCCCGAGGACATCGCGCGCCATGTCGACCTCCGCATGCAGCGGCAGGAACTGCTGACCCGCGAGGACGCGCCCCGGCTGTGGGTCGTGATGGACGAGACCGCGCTCCGCCGCCCGGTCGGCGGTCCGGAGGTGATGCGTGCCCAGATCGACAAGCTGCTCGAGGCCACGAAGCTGCCCCATGTGACGCTGCAGGTCGCGACGTTCGCCGGCGGGCCGCACCCCGGCACGTACGGGCCGTTCGTGCTGTTCCGATTTGCCATGCCCGAACTGCCGGACATGGTCTACAGCGAGTACCTGACCGGCGCCGTCTACCTGGACGCGCGCACCGAGGTGGCGACCCACCTCGAGGTCATGGACCGCATGGCGGCGCAGGCCGCCACGGCACATCGCACGAAGGAGATCCTCCGGGATCTCCGCAAGGAGCTGTGA
- a CDS encoding DUF397 domain-containing protein, whose amino-acid sequence MELMKPLKSLPQQRVRTGRIYNGMPARELGSEGWHKPWSGGNGGNCLEAMKLDDGRIAVRQSTDPDGPALIYTSAEMTAFIEGAKAGEADFLLS is encoded by the coding sequence ATGGAACTCATGAAGCCCCTGAAATCCCTGCCCCAGCAGCGGGTCCGTACCGGGCGGATCTACAACGGGATGCCTGCGCGGGAGCTGGGCAGCGAGGGCTGGCACAAGCCGTGGAGCGGCGGCAACGGGGGGAACTGCCTGGAGGCGATGAAGCTCGACGACGGCCGGATCGCCGTACGCCAGTCCACCGATCCGGACGGACCGGCACTCATCTACACCTCCGCCGAGATGACGGCCTTCATTGAGGGAGCGAAGGCGGGAGAGGCGGATTTCCTGCTGTCCTGA
- a CDS encoding ATP-binding protein: MASVIPSAPLGTDAAAAGSIGLGAASGAVPSGAATERRFRFELAAHPGSPAQARRLTRARLTGWSVCEDTCDTAALVVSELVTNAIVHTASSHIVCELHDSGELVRIAVRDEGCAPDRPRANTRQRPEEEHGRGLLLVDALCHSWGAHENGPGLLVWADLPRTADAPHAPTDTPRDPAHAPARPADTPHDPTGPTAPRGDLGWGARPKPAPPGGSDEGDDADEDGRLHRPAGNRARPPAQRAHRDGGRA, from the coding sequence GTGGCAAGCGTGATTCCGTCCGCGCCCTTAGGAACAGACGCCGCCGCCGCTGGTTCCATCGGCCTCGGTGCCGCCTCGGGAGCCGTCCCTTCGGGGGCCGCCACCGAACGCCGGTTCCGTTTCGAACTGGCCGCCCATCCGGGTTCCCCGGCTCAGGCCAGACGCCTGACGAGGGCGCGGCTGACCGGCTGGTCGGTGTGCGAGGACACCTGCGACACCGCGGCCCTGGTCGTCTCCGAGCTGGTCACCAACGCCATCGTGCACACGGCGAGCAGCCACATAGTCTGCGAGCTGCACGACAGCGGCGAGCTGGTGCGCATAGCCGTGCGCGACGAGGGCTGCGCCCCGGACCGGCCGCGGGCGAACACCCGGCAGCGGCCGGAGGAGGAGCACGGGAGGGGACTGCTCCTCGTCGACGCCCTGTGCCACTCGTGGGGCGCCCACGAGAACGGCCCCGGACTGCTGGTCTGGGCCGACCTGCCCCGCACGGCGGACGCCCCCCACGCCCCCACGGACACCCCGCGCGACCCCGCGCACGCCCCCGCCCGGCCCGCGGACACCCCGCACGACCCCACCGGCCCCACCGCCCCCCGCGGCGACCTGGGCTGGGGCGCGCGCCCGAAGCCCGCGCCGCCCGGCGGCTCGGACGAGGGCGACGACGCGGACGAGGACGGCCGGCTGCACCGGCCGGCCGGGAACCGGGCCAGGCCCCCGGCTCAGCGCGCCCACCGCGACGGAGGACGGGCGTGA
- a CDS encoding endonuclease/exonuclease/phosphatase family protein, translating into MLLGTWNLENLYRPGGPFGPGDRAAYESKLASLAAVITELDPALLGVQEVGDPGALEDLAGMLDDDWRIALSGHTDSRGTRVGFLSRTDVTVVADTAAFPAGLHPVQADDAGPAAGRAGRGFLAVEVAGDGDGPPLRAAVCHLKSKLLSYPDGRFHPRDEGERARYGAYALYRRAAEAAALRALADELLDGDGRERDVAVLGDLNDEVQAATTQILLGPPGSEIGTPGHDRPDDGDALRLWDVAPLIPAAQRYSRVNSGRRELIDHVLLSHRLVRRVTVAGTGLPDEGPPRLPSIGADPAERRGVAGSDHAPVWVRVG; encoded by the coding sequence ATGCTCCTCGGCACCTGGAATCTGGAGAACCTCTACCGGCCCGGCGGCCCCTTCGGGCCCGGGGACCGGGCCGCGTACGAGTCCAAGCTCGCCTCGCTCGCCGCCGTGATCACGGAACTCGACCCGGCGCTGCTCGGTGTGCAGGAGGTCGGCGACCCCGGCGCGCTGGAAGACCTGGCCGGAATGCTGGACGACGACTGGCGGATCGCCCTGTCCGGGCACACGGACAGCAGGGGCACCCGGGTCGGTTTCCTCAGCCGCACGGACGTGACGGTGGTCGCCGACACCGCGGCGTTCCCGGCCGGGCTGCATCCCGTGCAGGCGGACGACGCGGGCCCGGCGGCCGGACGGGCGGGCCGCGGCTTCCTGGCGGTGGAGGTGGCGGGCGACGGCGACGGCCCGCCGCTGCGGGCGGCGGTGTGCCATCTGAAGTCCAAGCTGCTGTCGTATCCGGACGGTCGTTTCCACCCGCGGGACGAGGGGGAACGGGCCCGCTACGGTGCCTACGCCCTGTACCGGCGGGCGGCGGAGGCGGCGGCCCTGCGCGCGCTGGCGGACGAGCTGCTGGACGGTGACGGCCGGGAGCGGGACGTGGCGGTGCTCGGCGACCTCAACGACGAGGTGCAGGCGGCGACCACCCAGATCCTGCTCGGGCCGCCCGGGTCGGAGATCGGCACCCCCGGCCACGACCGCCCGGACGACGGCGACGCGTTGCGGCTGTGGGACGTGGCTCCGCTCATCCCCGCCGCGCAGCGCTATTCGCGGGTGAACTCCGGCCGCCGGGAGCTGATCGACCACGTGCTGCTCAGTCACCGGCTGGTGCGGCGGGTGACGGTGGCGGGCACGGGCCTGCCGGACGAGGGCCCGCCGCGGCTGCCGTCCATCGGCGCGGATCCCGCGGAGCGGCGCGGGGTGGCGGGTTCGGACCACGCGCCGGTGTGGGTGCGCGTCGGGTGA
- a CDS encoding magnesium and cobalt transport protein CorA → MSMAGNLRKVTSLGRAGGLRRVARLARRRPRVDLSHPARSPLGSSVVNCVTYRDGHRTAARGDLVDAVKHVRKSGEGFVWLGLHEPTNREFAGIAELFDLHPLAVEDAVEAHQRPKLERYGETLFAVFKTVCYVEHEELTATSEVVDTGEIMVFLGEDFVITVRHGRHGSLGPLREGLESDPEQLAKGPSAVLHAIADHVVDDYLTVIDSVQEDMDEVETEVFAEHGARVDPGRIYQLKRELLELKRAVVPLGRPLEELATRPVRAVAPEIQAYFRDVSDHLQRAKEQIAAFDELLNSILQAHLARVTVAQNEDMRKITAWAAIIAVPTMVCGMYGMNFDHMPELHWRYGYGMVIGVISVACAVLYRAFRRGGWL, encoded by the coding sequence ATGTCCATGGCAGGGAATCTGCGGAAGGTCACGAGTCTGGGCAGGGCCGGCGGACTGCGCCGGGTGGCCCGGCTGGCCCGGCGGCGTCCCCGGGTGGACCTGAGTCACCCGGCGCGCTCCCCACTGGGCTCCTCGGTGGTCAACTGCGTGACGTACCGGGACGGTCACCGCACCGCCGCGCGCGGGGACCTGGTGGACGCCGTGAAGCACGTGCGCAAGAGCGGGGAGGGCTTCGTCTGGCTGGGCCTGCACGAGCCGACCAACCGGGAGTTCGCGGGCATCGCCGAGCTGTTCGACCTGCATCCGCTGGCGGTCGAGGACGCCGTCGAGGCCCACCAGCGGCCCAAGCTGGAGCGCTACGGAGAGACGCTGTTCGCCGTGTTCAAGACGGTCTGCTACGTCGAGCACGAGGAGCTCACCGCCACCAGCGAGGTGGTGGACACCGGGGAGATCATGGTGTTCCTCGGCGAGGACTTCGTGATCACCGTGCGGCACGGACGGCACGGCTCGCTGGGGCCGCTGCGCGAGGGGCTGGAGTCCGATCCCGAGCAGCTCGCCAAGGGCCCGTCCGCGGTGCTGCACGCGATCGCGGACCATGTGGTCGACGACTACCTGACCGTCATCGACTCGGTCCAGGAGGACATGGACGAGGTGGAGACGGAGGTGTTCGCGGAGCACGGCGCCCGGGTCGATCCGGGCCGCATCTACCAGCTCAAGCGGGAACTCCTCGAGCTGAAGCGGGCGGTGGTGCCGCTCGGCCGGCCGCTGGAGGAGCTCGCCACCCGGCCCGTGCGGGCGGTCGCCCCGGAGATACAGGCGTACTTCCGTGACGTCTCCGACCATCTGCAGCGGGCGAAGGAGCAGATAGCGGCCTTCGACGAACTGCTCAACTCCATCCTCCAGGCGCACCTGGCGCGGGTGACGGTCGCGCAGAACGAGGACATGCGCAAGATCACCGCGTGGGCGGCGATCATCGCCGTGCCGACGATGGTCTGCGGGATGTACGGCATGAACTTCGACCACATGCCCGAGCTGCACTGGCGGTACGGCTACGGCATGGTCATCGGGGTGATATCCGTGGCCTGTGCGGTGCTGTACCGGGCGTTCCGGCGCGGCGGCTGGCTCTGA
- a CDS encoding CBS domain-containing protein — protein sequence MTTAGDIMHRGAQWIPAHETLDRAAQLMRELNVGALPISDENERLCGILTDRDIVVGCVALGHDPSRVTAGEMAKGTPRWIEADADIGDVLREMQTHRIRRLPVIDGKRLVGMISEADLARHLTEDQIATWAENVYARTTEG from the coding sequence ATGACCACCGCCGGAGACATCATGCACCGCGGTGCCCAGTGGATCCCCGCGCACGAAACCCTCGACCGCGCCGCCCAGTTGATGCGTGAGCTGAACGTCGGCGCGCTGCCCATCAGCGACGAGAACGAGCGGCTGTGCGGCATTCTCACCGACCGGGACATCGTCGTCGGCTGCGTCGCCCTGGGGCACGACCCCTCCCGGGTCACCGCGGGGGAGATGGCCAAGGGCACCCCGCGCTGGATCGAGGCGGACGCCGACATCGGCGACGTCCTCCGGGAGATGCAGACCCACCGGATCCGCAGGCTGCCCGTCATCGACGGCAAGCGCCTCGTCGGCATGATCAGCGAGGCCGACCTCGCCCGGCACCTGACGGAGGACCAGATCGCCACCTGGGCCGAGAACGTCTATGCCAGGACCACCGAAGGCTGA
- a CDS encoding DUF1772 domain-containing protein, whose protein sequence is MIDGPYFVLTVLGVLGTGLTAGAFYAFSAFVMRGLAALPPAQGVAAMQAVNVSAVRPAFMLLFLGSTVLCAVITVVTFVLWPEEGTVELLVGGVLYLIGSFGLTAVANIPRNDALAGLEPGSPQAAAYWPVYVREWTMWNHVRALASAGAALAYLLALTT, encoded by the coding sequence ATGATCGACGGGCCGTACTTCGTGCTGACGGTGCTGGGCGTGCTCGGGACCGGGCTGACGGCCGGGGCCTTCTACGCCTTCTCGGCGTTCGTGATGAGAGGGCTCGCGGCCCTGCCGCCCGCGCAGGGCGTGGCCGCGATGCAGGCGGTCAACGTGTCGGCGGTGCGTCCCGCCTTCATGCTGCTGTTCCTCGGCTCGACCGTGCTGTGCGCGGTGATCACGGTGGTGACGTTCGTGCTGTGGCCGGAGGAGGGGACGGTCGAACTGCTGGTGGGTGGCGTCCTGTACCTGATCGGATCGTTCGGGCTGACCGCGGTCGCGAACATACCGCGCAACGACGCGCTGGCCGGGCTGGAACCGGGCAGTCCGCAGGCGGCCGCGTACTGGCCCGTCTATGTGCGCGAGTGGACCATGTGGAACCACGTCCGTGCGCTCGCCTCGGCCGGAGCGGCACTGGCGTACCTGCTCGCCCTCACCACCTGA
- a CDS encoding amidohydrolase — protein sequence MTPSAVESPAGLIITGCTVLTHDDQEAVGFAHDAAIVVRDGIVTEVTGADAVAGRAADEWIDARGQVALPGLVNCHTHAPMVALRGLAEDLPTEEWFNDVVWPVESNLTERDVELGARLACAEMIRGGVTCFADHYFAMDAVAAVVAECGMRALLGEAYFSSQGVRGRERSLEFALRHRDTAGGRITTALAPHSPYTVDEADLAATAELARAHGLPVHLHAAENRDQTETSRARHGVTPVEVLHRTGILDTDVLLAHGTGIVDSDLPLLARAAGRTAVATAPRGYLKFAWPTTTPVRALRDIGVPVGLATDGAASNNSLDVWEAMALTSLIQKSTEGDPRWLTSRQALHHATLQSARAVGLGESAGSIAPGRRADIVLVDLTGPHTQPVHDLAATLVHSARAADVRTTVVDGRVLMRDRELLTIDVPEVVRELDERLPALVDRSHGRRIQEYDT from the coding sequence ATGACGCCTTCTGCCGTGGAGAGTCCCGCCGGGCTCATCATCACCGGATGCACCGTCCTCACGCACGACGATCAAGAAGCGGTCGGCTTCGCGCACGACGCGGCGATCGTCGTACGCGACGGGATCGTGACGGAGGTGACCGGCGCGGACGCGGTCGCCGGCCGGGCGGCCGACGAGTGGATCGACGCCCGCGGGCAGGTCGCGCTGCCCGGCCTGGTCAACTGTCACACGCACGCGCCGATGGTGGCCCTGCGCGGCCTCGCCGAGGACCTGCCGACCGAGGAGTGGTTCAACGACGTCGTCTGGCCGGTGGAGTCCAACCTCACCGAGCGGGACGTCGAACTGGGCGCCCGGCTCGCCTGCGCCGAGATGATCCGCGGCGGCGTCACCTGCTTCGCCGACCACTACTTCGCCATGGACGCGGTCGCCGCCGTGGTCGCCGAGTGCGGCATGCGGGCGCTGCTGGGGGAGGCGTACTTCTCCTCGCAGGGCGTGCGGGGACGGGAGCGGTCACTGGAGTTCGCGCTGCGCCACCGCGACACGGCCGGCGGCCGCATCACCACCGCCCTCGCCCCGCACTCCCCCTACACCGTGGACGAGGCCGACCTCGCCGCCACCGCCGAACTGGCCCGTGCGCACGGGCTGCCCGTGCATCTGCACGCCGCCGAGAACCGCGACCAGACCGAGACCAGCCGGGCCCGGCACGGCGTCACCCCCGTCGAGGTCCTGCACCGCACCGGCATCCTCGACACCGATGTGCTCCTCGCCCACGGCACCGGCATCGTCGACAGCGACCTGCCGCTGCTGGCACGCGCGGCCGGCCGTACCGCCGTGGCCACCGCGCCCCGCGGCTACCTCAAGTTCGCCTGGCCCACCACGACCCCCGTGCGCGCGCTGCGCGACATCGGCGTCCCGGTCGGACTCGCCACGGACGGCGCCGCCTCCAACAACTCCCTCGACGTGTGGGAGGCGATGGCGCTCACCTCCCTGATCCAGAAGTCGACGGAGGGCGACCCCCGCTGGCTGACCTCCCGTCAGGCCCTGCACCACGCCACGCTGCAGAGCGCACGCGCGGTCGGCCTCGGGGAGAGCGCCGGCAGCATCGCGCCCGGGCGCCGCGCCGACATCGTCCTCGTCGACCTGACCGGCCCGCACACCCAGCCGGTGCACGACCTCGCCGCGACCCTGGTGCACAGCGCCCGCGCCGCCGACGTCCGTACGACCGTCGTCGACGGCCGGGTCCTCATGCGCGACCGGGAACTGCTGACGATCGACGTCCCCGAGGTGGTGCGGGAGCTGGACGAGCGGCTGCCCGCGCTCGTCGACCGTAGCCACGGCCGGCGGATCCAGGAGTACGACACCTGA